The bacterium sequence GCCGGCGTTCGGGTACAGCTCGCTCAGCATGGAGTAGGAGATCGCCGTGAGGAACGCGAGCACCAGCGCCAGGGCCAGGCCCGGCCAGATGTCCATCGCCGTCGAGGCGCCGGCCGCGTCGACCTGCGCGGCCTGCAGCTGATAGGTGATCCAGAGGAACGCTCCCGGCGCGATGAGCGCCATGGCATTGACCGTCACGCCGGTCAGCGTCAGGCTTTTTCGAAATCCGGTCTCCGACGACATATCGGCCTCCTTGGGCGCGCCGCCGCGAATCGAGCGCGCGGATGTGGGACCACGGTGCTGCGCCGGAGCAGCGGGCAGGCGACGAAGCCGATGGAAGCACGAAACGCCGAGCCAGAATCGGCTCGGCGTCGCGGCCTCGCGGTGCACGTCTTGGTGCGGAGCTTGGGGACATTATCAAGGCCCCGGTCCCCGGTGTCAAGGGAGAAAATTGCGGCGGGTCGGAATGACGCGCGGGCCGGTCTCGTTCCACTGGAATAGGCGGGCCCTCACGTGATCCCACGCGACGCGGGCCCAGTCTGTCCAGCGAAAGGAGACGGATCGATGGCCGACGTGACCATTACGCCGATCGACAATGGGCCGTATCTCGTCCGGGGGCCGGTGAAGATTATCGACGCCAGCGGCGAAGTCTTCGAGGTCAAGAAGGAGACCGTCGCGCTCTGCCGGTGCGGGGGGTCGGTGAACAAGCCGTTCTGCGATGGGACGCACAGCAAGATCGGCTTCGAGGCCGCGAACCGCGCCGTGAAGGGCGGCTAGACGCGCCGCGATTTCATC is a genomic window containing:
- a CDS encoding CDGSH iron-sulfur domain-containing protein, with protein sequence MADVTITPIDNGPYLVRGPVKIIDASGEVFEVKKETVALCRCGGSVNKPFCDGTHSKIGFEAANRAVKGG